The sequence GTGGTAGCAGATGGAGATACTGATGGTTCCTCTCTTGTAGCTGAAGAATTTGGTTTAAAAGTCATCAAACTGCCTATATCTGGAGGTCCTGGGAGAGCTAGAAATTTGGGTGCATGGGCAGCAAAAGGAGATATTATTTTCTTCGTGGATGCTGATGTTGTTATTTCTCAGAAAGCAATTAGTCAAGTACAGAGAGCTTTTGATGCTCAACCGGACTTAGCGGCTGTAATTGGTTCTTATGATGATGCCCCAGGAGCTAGCAATTTCTTATCGCAGTATAAAAACTTATTTCATCATTATACTCATCAGAAAGCTAGAGAAGAAGCTTCTACTTTTTGGGGTGCTTGCGGGGCTATTCGTCGGGAAATTTTTCTCTCTATAGGAGGGTTTGACGAAAGCTATCGCCGACCTAGCATAGAAGATATTGAATTAGGCTCTCGTCTTAAGGCTGCTGGCTATAAAATTCGGCTTTGTAAGGATTTGCAAGTTAAGCATTTAAAGTATTGGGATGTGTTTTCTCTACTAAAAGCTGAATTATTTTATCGTGCCATACCTTGGACGGAATTAATTTGGCGATCGCGCAATTTAAGTAATGACTTAAACTTGGAACTTAAAAGCCGCTTGAGTACGTTGATTGTCTATATTTTACTGTGTTCTTTAGTTGTAGTTTGGTGGCACCCTGCATTTTTTGCAGTTGTTTTAATTGCTAGTTTATTCCTATTAAAATTAAATTCACCTGTTTATTATTTCTTTCATAATAAACGTGGTTTTTGGTTCGCCTTAACTGTGATTCCCTGGCATTGGTTTTACTATACCTATTGTGGTTTTGCATTTGCTTTTGGTACCGCGAAATATTTTTGGTCTGAGTTGGTTGCATCCAAACTTACTCCTAATTCTGTCTACCAAAATAAATCACCAAATATAGCAAGGCTGTAATCACTAATCTAAATAGATTTAAAATGTTCAGTTTTTGACTCAGCTAAAGCAAAAGTATAATTTTGCGTTTGACTTTGGCATTGTACGATAAACAACACTTAAATATCAAAACATGAAAAATAATTCTGTTTTAGTTGTTGGAGCAGGTCCTGCTGGATTAACTGCTGCCTATGAATTGGTCAAAAAAGGTATTCAGCCAATTGTTTTGGAACAAGCAGATAAGGTAGGCGGAATTTCCCGTACCGAGACCTATAAAGGTTATCACTTTGATATTGGCGGACATCGATTTTTTACTAAAGTAGCTGAAGTCCAACAGTTATGGAACGAGGTATTGGGAGATGAATTTATCAAGACACCACGTTTATCACGTATTTACTATGAAGGAAAGTTTTTTCAATATCCTTTAAGTGCTTTTGATACTTTATACAAGCTTGGTATCTTTGAAAGTTTGTTAATTTTGTTGTCTTATTTGAAAGTAAAACAAAAACCACTGACCATTGAAGAAAATCTAGAGCAGTGGGTAATAAATCGTTTCGGAGTCAGACTTTACAAGACTTTCTTTAAAACTTACACAGAAAAAGTTTGGGGAATTCCCTGCAACCAGATTCAAGCAGAATGGGCAGCACAAAGGATTAAAGGTTTATCACTTAAAAAAGCAATTACTAATGCTTTATTTGGTGGTAATGATACCAAAACCCTAATTAAAGAATTTGATTATCCTTTGTTGGGGCCAGGGATGATGTGGCAGCGATTCGCAGAAAAGGTGGAAATGGCAGGAGGAGAGGTGCATTTGAACACCCGCGTACTCGGTCTAGAACATAATAATCGCCGGATAATAAAAGTTATTGCACAACGAGGCGACAATATAGTTCAGTTAGAGGCAGAAAATTTCATTTCTAGTATGCCTCTAACAACTTTGATAAACAGACTAGATCCATCCCCACCAAGTGAAGTATTTGAAGCTGCAAACCAACTTAAGTATAGAGATTTCTTGATTGTATCGTTGATAGTTGATGCACCTGACCTATTCCCTGATAACTGGATTTATATCCACAGTCCTGGAGTACAAGTAGGACGAATACAGAACTTCAAAAATTGGAGTCCTGCGATGGTGCCTGACTCTAGAAAGACTTGTTTGGGGATGGAATATTTTTGTAATGCTGGTGAATCCTTGTGGGAAATGTCGGACGTTGAGTTAATTGATTTAGCAAAACAAGAATTAGAATCTCTGGGATTAGCGAAGGGTAAGACAGTAGAGGATGGAGTGGTTATTCGTCAGCCCAAAGCTTATCCAGTATACGACCATGAATATCGCAAAAATCTACAAGTAATTCAAAATTATTTGCAAACATTTGAAAATTTGCAAACGACTGGTCGTAATGGAATGCATCGTTATAATAACCAAGACCATTCAATGCTGACAGGATTGTTAGCGGCAAAAAATATTTTGGGTGAGAAGCATGATTTGTGGGAAGTGAATACGGAAAGGTCTTATCACGAAGAATTTACAACCAAGCCAAAAGCAGACGATCGAATTTTAGTGAAATAAAATTCTGAGTGGGTGTGTCTATCTATTAACCCAATGCTCGTTAAATATAATATTGCCGCGATTTTCCACATATTTTATCCAATGGAATTATCACAATTGCAGAATAGAAGATATAAAATATTCTTCTTTTTAATAAATATTATTATATATTTAATAGTATTTATTTCTCTCAATTGGCTTCAATTTACACCGAAGTCAGATGAACCGCATTACTGGAAAACAACTTTACTTTTTGCAAAAAGTTTGATTCCCGACTTAAATTTATTGAAAAATTATGGAGAACTCAATACACCGCTACCATTTATTATTTTTGGTAATCTAGAACGTATTTTTAAAGGTGGCATATTTGCCGGAAGACTCTTGAATATGATTCTTTCGTTCTGGATAACCTGTATTATCGGATTTGCTCAACCTGAACATCGTAAATCTTCAGTGCTTGCAATATGCGGTTTATTATTATGCCCTTATTACTTCCGATTGAGCACTTATTTTTACACTGATATCATCGCCACCTTCTTTGTATTTTTAGGATTTGTATTCTACATTCGCTCTTTCAATATTATTAGTAGCATAGCTTTTATATTGGCAATTGCATCCCGTCAATATATGTTGGTATTTCCGGTATCTATACTCGCTTTTGAATTATTTGATGTTTTTAAAAATCAATTATATATATTGAGAAAAAGAAACAAACATCATATTAAAGACAGCCAATTAAAAAATAAAAATCACAATCAAATTGAAAATAATATATTCTCAACTAGATTGGTCATGCCATTAATTGCTTCATTATCAATTTTAGGATGGTTTATATTCTTTAATGGCATTGCTCCTCAAGCTGGACTTGCCCGAACAAATACACCAGAAGTACAGCAAAGTTTGTTTTCTGTTGCACCTGATAGTAGCCTGTATTTTCTTGCTTGTGTGGGATTATATTTTGCGATCCCAGAATTATGTTTATTCTATACTCGCCTTTTATTTAGCCCTCATATTAATGCCCCTAAGCTACTAACGCTAAAGAATTTTTCATTAGCCTTTATCTTACTGATGCTTTTCATGATATTTCCACCATTACAAAGTCACGGACTATTAACAAATATCGGTCAAATACTACCAAATAATTTTTTAATGCTGACTTTATATTATGTCTTAGCTCTCATAGGAATTGTGCGATTTTCTCATCGTATTGATATTGCCTTTTGGATTTTATTAGTTAACTGTACTTTGATGATGAAAGCATTTCCTTGGGATAAATATGTTCTACCACTACTTGTTGTTTTTTGGTATTTAAAATCTATTCATTGTTTACATCAAGAAACACCTCACAATCTTACTTGTCCTAAATATTCGCAAATATAGATAAATTGATGAGAATGCACAGCTTAACGATAAACGAAAAAA comes from Rivularia sp. PCC 7116 and encodes:
- a CDS encoding glycosyltransferase family 2 protein → MTDHECTVSVIIPVYNGGTNFRHCLSSLTQVVTPSTEIIVVADGDTDGSSLVAEEFGLKVIKLPISGGPGRARNLGAWAAKGDIIFFVDADVVISQKAISQVQRAFDAQPDLAAVIGSYDDAPGASNFLSQYKNLFHHYTHQKAREEASTFWGACGAIRREIFLSIGGFDESYRRPSIEDIELGSRLKAAGYKIRLCKDLQVKHLKYWDVFSLLKAELFYRAIPWTELIWRSRNLSNDLNLELKSRLSTLIVYILLCSLVVVWWHPAFFAVVLIASLFLLKLNSPVYYFFHNKRGFWFALTVIPWHWFYYTYCGFAFAFGTAKYFWSELVASKLTPNSVYQNKSPNIARL
- a CDS encoding NAD(P)/FAD-dependent oxidoreductase, with the translated sequence MKNNSVLVVGAGPAGLTAAYELVKKGIQPIVLEQADKVGGISRTETYKGYHFDIGGHRFFTKVAEVQQLWNEVLGDEFIKTPRLSRIYYEGKFFQYPLSAFDTLYKLGIFESLLILLSYLKVKQKPLTIEENLEQWVINRFGVRLYKTFFKTYTEKVWGIPCNQIQAEWAAQRIKGLSLKKAITNALFGGNDTKTLIKEFDYPLLGPGMMWQRFAEKVEMAGGEVHLNTRVLGLEHNNRRIIKVIAQRGDNIVQLEAENFISSMPLTTLINRLDPSPPSEVFEAANQLKYRDFLIVSLIVDAPDLFPDNWIYIHSPGVQVGRIQNFKNWSPAMVPDSRKTCLGMEYFCNAGESLWEMSDVELIDLAKQELESLGLAKGKTVEDGVVIRQPKAYPVYDHEYRKNLQVIQNYLQTFENLQTTGRNGMHRYNNQDHSMLTGLLAAKNILGEKHDLWEVNTERSYHEEFTTKPKADDRILVK